The following are from one region of the Candidatus Omnitrophota bacterium genome:
- a CDS encoding glycosyltransferase family 4 protein — translation MDKINVAFLRGSQRGRNILLGAEKIILSIAEGIDREAFDPLIIVLQGEGDALPPLASEARNSGLRVEIVKLKGKFDRSSIGRLRNILLTNKIDILHANEYRSDIIGFLAARHTNARTIATAHGWLYIDPKIKLYEWIDSMFLRAFDEVIAVSGAMKNELAKAGIPQDKLKIIENALDYSDIRSGAGSDIRKEIGAGPETIIVGSVGRLSLERGYEYLLDAAKEILGKCSDIKFLIAGDGDLKNSLIARAQRLGIKEKIVFLGFRKDVKNVYAALDIFVSSSLRESFGLALVEAMAAGKPVVATAVGIAQEIIKNGDNGLLVKPGSAEEIGKAMLILFSDDNKRMEMGDSARRTIEDRFSRNKMIKEYEIAYRSLIDK, via the coding sequence ATGGACAAGATAAATGTTGCTTTTTTGAGAGGTAGCCAAAGGGGTAGAAATATCCTCTTGGGGGCGGAGAAAATAATATTATCGATCGCGGAAGGAATAGACAGAGAGGCATTCGATCCGCTTATCATAGTGTTGCAGGGAGAAGGAGATGCATTGCCGCCTCTAGCTTCGGAAGCAAGGAACAGCGGCCTGCGGGTCGAGATAGTAAAATTAAAAGGAAAATTTGACCGTTCGTCAATAGGCAGGCTACGTAACATATTATTAACAAACAAGATAGATATTTTACATGCCAATGAATACAGGAGTGATATAATAGGCTTTCTGGCGGCGAGACACACGAACGCAAGGACGATAGCCACGGCGCACGGATGGCTCTATATAGATCCTAAAATAAAGCTATATGAATGGATCGATTCGATGTTCTTGAGGGCTTTTGACGAGGTAATAGCGGTATCCGGCGCGATGAAGAATGAACTAGCGAAGGCAGGTATTCCGCAAGATAAGTTAAAAATCATAGAGAACGCCTTGGATTATTCGGATATCCGGAGCGGCGCAGGTTCGGATATAAGAAAAGAGATTGGCGCCGGACCGGAGACTATAATCGTCGGCTCGGTTGGAAGGTTAAGCCTTGAACGAGGATACGAATATTTGCTGGATGCGGCAAAAGAGATTCTGGGAAAATGTTCCGACATAAAATTTTTAATCGCCGGGGATGGCGATCTTAAAAATAGTCTTATTGCCCGGGCCCAAAGGCTTGGGATAAAAGAAAAGATTGTTTTCCTTGGTTTCAGGAAAGACGTTAAGAATGTTTATGCTGCACTTGATATATTCGTCTCTTCTTCCTTGAGGGAGAGTTTCGGGTTGGCCTTGGTCGAAGCAATGGCCGCCGGGAAACCCGTGGTTGCCACGGCTGTCGGGATCGCACAGGAGATAATAAAAAACGGCGATAACGGATTATTGGTGAAACCAGGTAGTGCCGAAGAGATCGGGAAAGCAATGTTGATATTATTCTCTGATGATAACAAAAGAATGGAAATGGGAGATTCCGCAAGGCGCACTATAGAAGACCGGTTTTCCCGCAACAAGATGATAAAAGAATACGAGATAGCTTATAGGTCCTTGATCGATAAATGA
- a CDS encoding glycosyltransferase family 9 protein, translated as MNKDKPKNILVVSLQGIGDLLLLTPFLHALKKGIPVDKISVLTFSSNKDILSGNPDVDEIIAFNPRESNNFLSIIGLLGCLRGNSYDISICAYPSGLRSAFIAFACGAKERLGQDLGIFWRCRWLFTKQTEIKEVKHAVLMNMDFLYLLGVGTVGQDNAMVLNVSGEEKERAFDFLKSEGVKNGDLLIAVHAGGGKFTAAYRNWPIERFSKVADTLIEGSGAKVVFIGGADDKGAVDKAIAYMENKAIVAAGKLSLKETAALIGQARLLICNNSGPMHMAAALGIPTVSIFGSADPRIHRPWGDGHVVLQKELDCSPCYYPFFRDTLKETKLRNRWFGKKFECMTGDYRCLGSITVEEVVAAAKKILEQ; from the coding sequence ATGAACAAAGACAAACCCAAAAACATTTTGGTAGTATCCCTGCAGGGTATAGGCGACCTGCTTTTGTTAACGCCGTTTTTGCATGCCCTCAAAAAGGGAATCCCTGTTGACAAAATCTCCGTGCTTACCTTTAGCAGCAATAAGGATATTTTAAGCGGCAATCCTGATGTCGATGAAATAATCGCATTTAATCCAAGAGAATCGAATAACTTTTTGAGCATAATAGGGCTTCTGGGTTGTCTGAGGGGCAACAGTTATGATATTTCAATATGCGCTTATCCCAGCGGATTACGCTCTGCTTTCATAGCCTTCGCGTGCGGAGCGAAGGAACGGCTCGGACAAGACTTAGGCATTTTCTGGAGATGCAGGTGGCTCTTTACCAAGCAGACGGAAATAAAAGAGGTTAAACATGCTGTCTTGATGAATATGGATTTTCTTTACCTTTTGGGCGTAGGGACGGTCGGGCAGGATAACGCGATGGTCTTAAATGTGTCAGGCGAAGAAAAAGAGCGTGCTTTTGATTTTCTTAAGTCCGAAGGCGTAAAAAACGGAGACCTGTTAATTGCCGTTCACGCTGGAGGAGGCAAATTCACGGCGGCATATAGAAATTGGCCGATAGAAAGATTCTCGAAAGTTGCAGATACGCTGATAGAAGGATCCGGCGCAAAAGTGGTATTTATAGGCGGCGCCGATGATAAAGGCGCGGTTGATAAGGCAATCGCATACATGGAGAACAAGGCAATAGTTGCTGCCGGAAAACTCTCGCTTAAAGAAACGGCCGCATTGATCGGACAAGCGCGGCTTTTGATTTGTAATAATTCCGGGCCAATGCATATGGCGGCGGCTCTCGGAATTCCCACCGTAAGTATTTTTGGCTCAGCAGACCCAAGGATACACAGGCCGTGGGGAGACGGCCATGTTGTCCTGCAGAAAGAGCTTGATTGCAGCCCTTGTTATTATCCCTTTTTCAGGGATACTTTAAAAGAGACAAAATTACGCAATCGATGGTTTGGAAAGAAATTCGAGTGCATGACCGGGGATTACCGTTGCTTAGGTTCCATCACCGTTGAAGAAGTGGTTGCGGCGGCGAAAAAAATATTGGAGCAATAG
- a CDS encoding glycoside hydrolase family 20 zincin-like fold domain-containing protein codes for MTEDVKKNTAFIIMTFLLLSAFSGSSQAEDGKIFPTPKQIEMKDFKVDLNRSWGISVCGNDSKIMDIAEYLENVLLKNFDISLGIRGVPDSRAANSFFIGLAGDDKMQRLLKEKGISFPQNLGKEGYLLEVYSDAVIITANAPAGVFYGVQSFIQLISKDDNGRIRIAAASIKDYPISDIRGVYINAANFDRLKDQIEYLAQLKINLVVIENWAFFSLKENDNGAKLTDIFEYARERFVEPVPHLNSFSYAGPILSKDPYTAEGILVQDAHFRFVNDEAMPLGRSRALINVIRCDESDIIVKNAEGDVVYKEGKDYSMVDGPMSYPYPDDNRPAKIVRLQDGKIRDREDVLVSYDYVEKKTASWANWVAPYCPSSERTYKIMSGALEDVIETLHPRYISIGHDEIFGINRDSRCKKRNMSNAEILSEDINKLYECIKNADSDVKVMMWDDMLNPWHNGGVEDMQVQFGGEVGRTSEAIETIPHDIIMLVWWYESADKFGKIKNSPAYFQSKGFDYIVAGYKDKGSIRKWADSVRGKKKCLGIMDTEWEQFENNLDAIKYTADASWN; via the coding sequence ATGACGGAAGACGTGAAGAAGAACACCGCATTCATTATAATGACATTTCTTTTATTATCCGCTTTTTCTGGTTCTTCTCAAGCTGAGGACGGGAAAATCTTCCCGACTCCGAAACAAATAGAGATGAAGGACTTCAAGGTCGATTTAAACAGAAGTTGGGGCATAAGCGTTTGCGGAAACGACAGTAAGATTATGGACATAGCCGAGTACCTTGAAAATGTCCTGCTGAAAAATTTCGATATTTCACTTGGTATCCGAGGCGTGCCTGATTCAAGGGCCGCTAATAGTTTTTTCATAGGCTTAGCCGGCGATGATAAGATGCAAAGGCTCCTCAAGGAAAAGGGGATCTCTTTTCCCCAAAATCTCGGCAAAGAAGGCTATTTATTGGAGGTATATTCCGACGCCGTGATCATAACAGCGAATGCACCAGCGGGAGTCTTTTATGGGGTTCAGAGTTTTATCCAGTTGATTTCAAAGGATGACAACGGAAGGATCCGGATTGCCGCCGCAAGTATTAAGGATTATCCCATTTCTGATATAAGGGGAGTTTATATAAATGCGGCAAACTTCGACAGATTAAAGGATCAGATCGAATATCTCGCCCAACTTAAGATAAATCTCGTTGTGATCGAAAACTGGGCGTTCTTTAGCCTGAAAGAGAATGATAACGGCGCAAAATTGACGGACATATTTGAATATGCCAGAGAAAGATTCGTCGAACCAGTGCCGCACCTGAATAGTTTTAGTTATGCAGGACCGATCCTTTCGAAAGATCCGTATACAGCGGAAGGTATATTGGTGCAGGATGCGCATTTCAGATTTGTGAACGACGAAGCAATGCCACTTGGACGATCAAGGGCCCTGATAAATGTTATTAGATGTGACGAATCGGATATAATAGTTAAGAATGCGGAAGGAGATGTGGTATATAAAGAGGGCAAAGATTACAGTATGGTGGACGGGCCGATGTCATATCCGTATCCTGACGACAACAGGCCGGCGAAAATAGTCCGTTTGCAGGACGGCAAAATCCGGGACAGGGAAGACGTTCTCGTGAGCTATGATTATGTTGAGAAGAAGACCGCGTCATGGGCCAATTGGGTTGCCCCGTACTGTCCTTCATCGGAAAGGACTTATAAGATAATGAGCGGCGCCCTGGAGGATGTTATCGAGACCCTTCACCCGCGGTACATTTCGATAGGCCATGATGAAATATTCGGCATAAACAGGGATTCGAGATGCAAGAAAAGGAACATGAGTAATGCCGAGATCCTCTCCGAAGACATAAATAAGCTGTACGAATGCATAAAAAATGCCGATTCTGACGTTAAAGTGATGATGTGGGATGATATGCTTAACCCCTGGCACAACGGAGGGGTGGAAGATATGCAGGTGCAATTCGGAGGGGAAGTCGGAAGGACCTCAGAAGCCATCGAAACAATACCCCATGACATTATAATGCTGGTATGGTGGTATGAATCGGCGGACAAATTCGGCAAGATAAAGAACAGCCCAGCGTATTTCCAGTCTAAGGGATTTGACTATATAGTTGCCGGTTATAAGGATAAGGGGAGCATAAGGAAGTGGGCCGATTCGGTACGGGGCAAGAAAAAATGCCTTGGAATTATGGATACCGAGTGGGAGCAATTTGAAAATAATCTGGATGCGATAAAGTATACGGCCGATGCTTCCTGGAATTAA
- a CDS encoding methyltransferase domain-containing protein, which produces MKYRLVFDYPQKFNFKNEKETRNYGEWKFYLWWLSNWSRRHTTVKRSSVVLNVLDIKPNSRVLDEGCGWGYLVMLFAQLGHRAAGIDLDREQLDVARELAEYNRIPADFLYMDAKQTNFAEGEFDIVIQMEALEHMGDDWNRSIKDISRILKEGGQLVLSTPNTRGIAQIVKSFLTRFKYFLKFWTKEEFIPAKLIEKELQENGLKVIAKKRILLAIPFIPNFLFPVNLLLEIIVENVPILNEIATTYLFYCLKESK; this is translated from the coding sequence ATGAAATACAGGCTTGTTTTTGATTATCCGCAAAAATTCAATTTTAAAAATGAGAAAGAAACAAGAAATTACGGCGAATGGAAATTTTATCTTTGGTGGCTTTCTAACTGGTCAAGAAGACATACGACGGTCAAGAGGTCTAGCGTGGTTTTAAACGTATTGGATATCAAGCCTAATAGCAGGGTGTTAGACGAGGGGTGTGGGTGGGGTTACCTGGTAATGCTTTTTGCGCAGTTAGGCCACCGCGCGGCCGGGATAGATCTTGACAGGGAACAGCTCGATGTCGCAAGGGAATTGGCAGAGTACAATAGAATTCCCGCAGATTTCCTGTATATGGACGCAAAACAGACGAATTTTGCGGAAGGCGAATTCGACATAGTAATACAGATGGAAGCATTGGAGCATATGGGGGACGACTGGAATCGTTCGATTAAAGACATTTCGCGCATCCTTAAGGAAGGAGGTCAGCTTGTGCTGTCAACTCCTAATACAAGAGGAATAGCGCAAATAGTGAAATCTTTTCTTACGAGATTCAAATATTTCTTGAAATTCTGGACAAAGGAAGAATTCATTCCGGCAAAACTCATCGAGAAGGAGTTGCAGGAGAATGGATTGAAGGTCATAGCTAAAAAGCGAATACTCCTCGCGATACCTTTTATCCCGAATTTCCTGTTTCCTGTCAATCTGCTGCTTGAGATAATAGTGGAAAATGTACCTATTTTGAACGAGATCGCCACAACCTATCTATTCTATTGCTTAAAAGAAAGTAAATAA
- a CDS encoding glycosyltransferase family 2 protein, producing the protein MAAFAAVLNKPYEKKDIEPYVSLIVPAHNEEKVIADKLNNALSLDYPRDKFEILLILDGCIDKTKAIAAGYKDSRLKLIEQNPRKGKMAALNLAVPQAKGDIVVFTDANSLYEKEAIRKLVRNFSDKRIGCACGELKYRNESLIGEGEDLYWKYEKFIKTNESRLRSLLVVNGSIYAIRKDLFETVEETLADDFVIPMVIAKKGYGLVYEPEAITLEKTAASTKEGINQKARIIAQGLKAGFAVGGIIILSGPLRVFQFLFHKFIRWFVPVFLIIMFISNIFLLNEPFYKVIFLCQGLFYIFAAIGHLLEKNNVKIGIFKIPLYFCVVNLASAIGIIKFLTGGIKATWEKAETTRG; encoded by the coding sequence ATGGCCGCTTTTGCCGCTGTTTTGAACAAGCCCTACGAAAAAAAAGATATAGAACCGTACGTTAGCTTGATCGTTCCTGCCCATAACGAGGAAAAAGTTATAGCCGATAAGCTTAATAATGCCCTATCTCTGGACTATCCCCGGGATAAGTTCGAAATCTTGTTAATTCTGGATGGTTGTATTGATAAGACTAAAGCAATCGCTGCGGGTTACAAAGATTCTCGGCTGAAATTAATCGAGCAAAACCCCAGAAAAGGCAAAATGGCCGCACTGAATTTAGCGGTTCCGCAAGCCAAGGGTGATATAGTCGTATTTACCGATGCGAATTCCCTCTATGAGAAAGAAGCCATAAGAAAGCTCGTAAGGAATTTTTCCGATAAAAGAATAGGTTGCGCGTGCGGAGAATTAAAATATCGCAACGAATCTCTGATAGGAGAGGGCGAAGACCTGTATTGGAAATATGAAAAATTCATAAAGACAAACGAAAGTCGCTTACGTTCTTTATTAGTAGTGAACGGTTCCATATACGCCATAAGGAAAGACCTGTTCGAGACAGTCGAAGAGACCCTGGCAGATGACTTTGTGATACCCATGGTCATAGCCAAAAAGGGATACGGCCTTGTGTATGAGCCTGAAGCAATAACCCTGGAAAAGACCGCAGCGAGCACAAAAGAAGGAATAAATCAGAAAGCCAGGATCATCGCGCAGGGGCTAAAAGCCGGTTTTGCTGTCGGCGGGATCATTATTTTGTCAGGGCCTCTAAGAGTATTTCAATTCCTGTTCCATAAGTTTATCCGCTGGTTTGTTCCCGTTTTTTTAATTATAATGTTTATATCCAATATATTTTTGCTGAACGAGCCGTTTTATAAAGTTATATTTTTGTGCCAGGGCCTATTTTACATATTCGCGGCGATCGGCCATTTACTGGAAAAAAATAACGTAAAGATAGGCATCTTCAAAATCCCCCTTTATTTTTGTGTGGTCAACTTGGCCTCGGCCATCGGTATAATTAAGTTTCTGACAGGCGGGATAAAGGCAACCTGGGAAAAAGCGGAAACAACAAGAGGATAA
- a CDS encoding MraY family glycosyltransferase, translated as MIRYFLTSFFISAAAAIVFTPIVRRLALALGVVDKPGGRKVHRQNMPTLGGIAIAAAFFAGITVAFKAVPGAMGTFSLKFAGLCVGSVIILLLGVIDDIVPLKAKLKLVFQVIAASILIGCGFTVEEVTIPFYGKFSLGISGAVFSMLWIVGIVNAINLLDGLDGLAAGVSAIASFFIFLSAVEQHDYVVAFLAFALTGACAGFLPFNFYPARIFMGNPGSMFLGFILAAISIVSFQKSSTVITLFIPVIALGVPIIDTLLAIVRRLAKKKHIFQADKEHIHHKLLFREESQRRVVLSLYFLSVCFGMIALSFRGIKGLYAIIALGAVILVTYKWMKDSGFLDFR; from the coding sequence ATGATCAGGTATTTCTTAACGTCATTTTTCATCTCCGCAGCGGCAGCGATCGTCTTTACCCCCATAGTCAGAAGGTTGGCGCTGGCGTTAGGGGTTGTCGATAAGCCCGGGGGCCGGAAAGTGCACCGGCAGAACATGCCGACTTTGGGAGGGATAGCGATAGCCGCGGCGTTTTTCGCCGGCATAACCGTTGCTTTTAAGGCGGTGCCCGGCGCGATGGGCACGTTTTCACTGAAATTTGCGGGATTATGTGTAGGCAGCGTGATCATCCTGCTGCTGGGGGTGATAGATGATATCGTACCGCTCAAAGCGAAGCTGAAACTCGTCTTCCAGGTCATAGCCGCTTCTATCCTGATCGGATGCGGATTTACGGTTGAAGAAGTGACCATACCGTTTTACGGAAAATTCTCCCTCGGGATCTCCGGGGCCGTTTTTTCGATGCTCTGGATAGTCGGTATCGTCAATGCCATAAACCTCCTCGACGGACTTGACGGGCTCGCAGCCGGCGTCTCGGCGATAGCCTCGTTTTTTATCTTCCTGTCAGCTGTCGAACAGCACGATTATGTTGTGGCTTTCCTGGCTTTTGCCCTTACCGGCGCCTGCGCGGGATTCCTGCCGTTCAATTTTTATCCGGCGAGGATATTTATGGGGAATCCGGGCAGCATGTTCCTTGGATTTATACTGGCGGCGATATCCATAGTCAGTTTCCAAAAAAGCAGTACCGTGATAACTCTTTTTATCCCGGTAATAGCCCTGGGTGTCCCGATAATCGATACCCTGCTTGCTATCGTCCGCCGCCTGGCAAAAAAGAAACACATCTTTCAGGCCGACAAGGAGCATATTCACCATAAACTCCTTTTCCGGGAGGAATCGCAGAGAAGGGTGGTACTTTCCCTTTATTTCCTGTCGGTCTGTTTCGGGATGATCGCCCTGAGCTTCAGGGGCATAAAAGGCCTTTATGCCATCATTGCCCTGGGCGCCGTGATCTTAGTGACTTATAAGTGGATGAAAGATTCCGGCTTCCTTGATTTTAGGTAA
- a CDS encoding helix-turn-helix domain-containing protein, translating into MECSLAIKGIASTKILQELQGAFLKFTGMEFSFVDLKGKPVIISQYAGHSCKALLSSKKKDSAFLDVVTKSCNSLSGSKKPVISDYNKTPLAFVPIIIEGNAIGAVLMCHGGSQAANTGISKEQFKSAAELLFIFVNYVFKHEFDFLVVSDTDKQYSRNQEAVLKAVAFIKKNYHDKDISLQKVAAEVALSHYYFSHIFKDELKITFIEYLTKVRMEASAKLLKNRNLNVNQIAYAVGYQDPNYFSKVFKRYMKTSPIEYRNNILRKGIEKQIITA; encoded by the coding sequence ATGGAATGCTCGTTAGCGATAAAAGGAATTGCCAGCACAAAGATCCTGCAGGAGCTTCAGGGCGCTTTCCTGAAGTTTACGGGAATGGAATTCTCTTTCGTGGACCTGAAGGGGAAGCCCGTGATAATCTCGCAGTATGCCGGGCATTCCTGTAAAGCCCTCCTCTCGTCGAAGAAAAAAGATTCCGCGTTCCTGGACGTCGTAACTAAATCGTGCAATTCCCTCTCCGGCTCGAAGAAACCCGTTATCTCCGATTATAATAAAACACCGCTGGCGTTCGTCCCGATAATAATAGAGGGGAACGCGATAGGCGCTGTCTTGATGTGCCACGGCGGCAGCCAGGCCGCCAACACCGGGATATCGAAGGAGCAGTTTAAGAGCGCGGCCGAGCTTTTGTTCATTTTTGTAAATTATGTGTTTAAGCACGAATTCGACTTCCTGGTCGTTTCCGATACCGACAAGCAGTATTCGCGCAACCAGGAAGCGGTCCTTAAAGCTGTCGCGTTCATAAAGAAAAACTACCACGACAAGGACATATCCCTCCAGAAAGTAGCCGCGGAAGTCGCCCTGAGCCATTACTATTTCAGCCATATTTTCAAAGATGAGCTTAAGATCACTTTTATAGAATATTTGACGAAGGTCAGGATGGAGGCTTCGGCCAAGCTTTTGAAAAACCGCAACCTGAATGTTAACCAGATCGCGTATGCCGTTGGATATCAGGACCCGAATTATTTCAGTAAAGTTTTTAAAAGATACATGAAAACTTCCCCGATCGAATACAGGAACAATATACTGAGAAAGGGGATAGAAAAACAAATAATTACGGCATAA
- a CDS encoding tetratricopeptide repeat protein, translated as MFKKTIIIPFIFAAAVILNGCDSGIYSAEKRFWHASKAFNQLLKAPDKATPVDYQKIIDSFREITIRYPAWPNSGQAQFNIGQLYAMQGNFSKARDEFMVILKDYPANIDLCARSLFAAALVYEREDDWPKAKETFDRIEKDYTDTGTAFQVPLHVAEYYKVKGKNTEADAAYLAALDKYKKMVKDNPKTYGALLTIDLVINCYTDQEKWNEAVDYLGSLVNDYPDTLLAPKAKLIQAAIYEQKLNRLEKSRELYDEIIKKYSKTPFAQAAQQQMERLNKSK; from the coding sequence TTGTTCAAGAAGACGATTATCATACCGTTTATTTTCGCCGCAGCCGTAATACTGAACGGTTGCGATTCGGGGATATATTCCGCCGAAAAAAGATTCTGGCATGCTTCCAAGGCGTTCAACCAGTTGTTGAAGGCCCCGGACAAAGCGACGCCGGTCGATTACCAGAAGATCATCGACTCTTTCCGCGAGATAACTATCCGGTACCCGGCGTGGCCTAACAGCGGGCAGGCGCAATTTAATATAGGCCAGCTCTATGCCATGCAGGGGAATTTTTCCAAGGCGAGGGATGAATTCATGGTCATCCTTAAGGATTACCCGGCGAATATCGATCTGTGCGCCAGGAGCCTTTTTGCGGCGGCGTTGGTATACGAGAGGGAGGATGACTGGCCCAAGGCGAAGGAAACTTTTGACAGGATAGAAAAAGACTATACCGACACAGGGACGGCATTTCAGGTGCCGCTGCATGTCGCCGAGTATTATAAAGTAAAAGGGAAGAACACCGAGGCGGACGCCGCCTATCTCGCCGCGCTGGATAAATACAAGAAGATGGTCAAGGATAATCCTAAGACCTACGGCGCCCTGCTTACGATCGACCTGGTGATAAATTGTTATACCGACCAGGAGAAATGGAATGAGGCCGTGGATTATTTAGGCAGCCTCGTCAATGACTATCCCGATACCCTGCTTGCCCCAAAGGCCAAGCTCATACAGGCCGCTATCTATGAGCAGAAACTCAACCGACTCGAAAAGTCTCGCGAGCTTTACGATGAAATAATCAAGAAATACTCCAAGACCCCGTTCGCGCAGGCCGCCCAACAGCAGATGGAAAGGCTGAATAAGTCCAAATAA
- a CDS encoding exosortase/archaeosortase family protein, giving the protein MKNISRYGPIIVAVLLVLIYLPTFIWMKARFDEVESYYSHGYLVPLVFAYLIWMKRDELRKCAIKPAGLALLIFAPALLAHLLAYFFEINFVSGFTLIAAIFGLALYLYGPEITKKITFPVIFLVFMVPLPQVMIINISFKMKMMAAQVATGIVNLMGIHAVRDGSIVYLKPDTSLTIGSPCSGLSSLIALTALGALYAYLAKMSRTRKIILFLLSIPIALAANIFRIVMLLIVGFAYDAKVATGPFVHGFLAFLLYIFAIAGLLIVGRMLSWAKKNAT; this is encoded by the coding sequence ATGAAGAATATTTCCAGATACGGCCCGATAATAGTTGCGGTCCTCCTGGTATTGATATACCTGCCCACTTTTATATGGATGAAAGCCCGTTTCGATGAAGTGGAATCGTATTATTCCCACGGATACCTCGTCCCCCTGGTTTTTGCTTACCTGATCTGGATGAAGAGGGACGAACTGAGAAAATGCGCTATTAAACCCGCCGGCCTGGCGCTGCTTATTTTCGCTCCCGCGCTCCTGGCCCATCTCCTGGCCTATTTCTTCGAGATCAATTTCGTATCGGGTTTTACCCTTATCGCGGCGATATTCGGCCTCGCCTTGTATCTGTATGGGCCGGAGATCACTAAAAAAATAACTTTCCCGGTAATATTCCTGGTATTCATGGTCCCGTTGCCCCAGGTCATGATAATAAATATAAGTTTTAAAATGAAGATGATGGCCGCGCAGGTCGCGACAGGTATCGTTAACCTCATGGGCATACACGCCGTAAGGGACGGGAGCATAGTTTACCTTAAGCCGGACACTTCGTTGACAATAGGAAGCCCGTGCAGCGGGCTGAGTTCCCTGATCGCGCTGACGGCATTAGGCGCGCTATACGCTTACCTGGCGAAGATGTCAAGGACAAGGAAAATTATCCTCTTCCTCCTTTCGATACCGATCGCCTTGGCGGCTAATATATTCAGGATAGTCATGCTTCTTATTGTGGGTTTCGCGTATGACGCGAAAGTGGCAACAGGTCCGTTTGTGCACGGTTTCCTCGCGTTCTTACTTTATATCTTCGCTATCGCAGGGTTATTAATAGTAGGGAGAATGTTGTCGTGGGCAAAAAAGAACGCAACTTAA
- a CDS encoding exosortase C-terminal domain/associated protein EpsI yields the protein MGKKERNLIIAIVILAACGACVLGISAVKRAPSRAVKLMEFPLNLGEWTGKDIKFEDKEYEKQVYEILGTDKVLIRAYSDRKNESAAVQVVYSDQKRQSFHPPEYCYLGSGANELLETGKAQVALDGGKVLPVNRTVYQTKRGKVLMLDWYTAGDMMTGNYYKQQIYFVINQLKRSKSGGSAVRVWTPIIGNDVDAAFDRCRRLIREMVKLLPDYL from the coding sequence GTGGGCAAAAAAGAACGCAACTTAATAATCGCGATCGTCATCTTAGCCGCTTGCGGGGCGTGCGTCCTCGGGATCTCTGCCGTCAAAAGGGCCCCGTCCCGGGCCGTAAAATTAATGGAGTTCCCCCTTAATCTCGGCGAGTGGACAGGGAAGGATATCAAGTTCGAAGATAAGGAATACGAAAAACAGGTTTACGAGATACTCGGCACAGACAAGGTCCTGATCAGGGCATACTCGGACAGGAAGAATGAGTCTGCCGCGGTACAGGTGGTATATTCCGACCAAAAGAGGCAGAGTTTCCATCCGCCCGAATATTGCTACCTGGGAAGCGGCGCAAACGAGCTTTTAGAGACGGGCAAGGCGCAGGTCGCGCTTGACGGAGGCAAGGTTTTGCCGGTAAACAGGACAGTATACCAGACGAAAAGGGGAAAGGTGTTGATGCTCGATTGGTATACCGCCGGCGACATGATGACGGGTAATTATTATAAACAACAGATATATTTCGTGATCAACCAGCTTAAGCGCTCAAAAAGCGGGGGTTCGGCCGTCAGGGTCTGGACGCCTATAATAGGAAATGACGTTGACGCCGCGTTCGACAGGTGCCGGCGCTTGATACGCGAGATGGTAAAACTCCTTCCCGATTACCTATAA
- a CDS encoding PEP-CTERM sorting domain-containing protein: MSLAVTTSSSETAVSGTSTKISFTSGTAASEWTGVYWLSPDGNWGTDANGGWNLTGAGNMSFWAKGAVGGEKMEFKVGGIAGDYGDTLAGMTQTVTLAPVWTQYSFDLTGKNLSRVVGGFEFAANDTDNPTGATFYVDDVQYNAVPEPASLLLLGSGLVGLVGLTKKRKA; the protein is encoded by the coding sequence ATGAGTTTAGCCGTTACCACGAGTTCTTCTGAAACGGCTGTCAGCGGCACATCAACCAAGATAAGTTTTACATCCGGTACCGCGGCTTCAGAGTGGACCGGCGTCTATTGGCTGTCGCCTGACGGCAACTGGGGTACCGACGCTAACGGCGGTTGGAATTTGACCGGCGCGGGCAATATGTCGTTCTGGGCAAAAGGCGCTGTCGGCGGAGAGAAGATGGAATTCAAGGTGGGCGGTATCGCCGGTGATTACGGGGATACGCTGGCCGGTATGACGCAGACGGTTACTCTCGCTCCTGTCTGGACGCAGTATTCTTTCGACTTAACCGGCAAGAATTTAAGCCGTGTGGTCGGCGGTTTTGAATTTGCCGCCAACGATACCGATAACCCGACCGGCGCTACATTCTACGTCGACGATGTTCAATACAACGCCGTTCCTGAGCCTGCGAGCCTGTTACTGCTCGGCAGCGGTTTAGTAGGGTTAGTTGGTTTGACAAAAAAGAGAAAAGCGTAA